A genomic region of Cyprinus carpio isolate SPL01 chromosome B13, ASM1834038v1, whole genome shotgun sequence contains the following coding sequences:
- the LOC109098415 gene encoding ammonium transporter Rh type A-like: protein MAPQYAPSLRSRLPLVAFLLETIFLILFVFFVKIEQQHEQSGRESDSKLFISSYAEFQDVHVMIFMGFGFLATFLVRYGFSGSGFNVLLAAMAIQWAVLINGFLLPQRHHRREIHISMKSVIEAELCAASALVAMGAVHGKTNPVQLLLMALVEVTGFVVTQWILRTLLNADPVYSIMLLHVFGALFGVMVSWVLHREGIKPEHEKEKTDRRTGLFAMFGTLFLWMFWPSFNSALVRDHKRERGLKLTVIYGTYLSLAVSVVMAMSVSMLTSSKGKMNMVHVQSSALSGGVAIGVAMTAVHQPWIAMTIGFCAALLSALGYRYMKNHMLFAFECHDTCGVLSVHAIPGILGWFAHLFLRLASSESTIAVQFAVYHICVLLITACMSLVMGTATGLFLKWSIWRPQQDRKCFDDQAFWEFPNLVVHK, encoded by the exons ATGGCTCCTCAGTACGCCCCCAGTCTCCGCTCAAGACTTCCTCTCGTGGCCTTCCTGCTGGAAACCATCTTTCTCATactgtttgtcttttttgtgaAAATAGAGCAGCAGCATGAGCAGTCTGGCAGAGAGTCTGACAGTAAGCTTTTCATCAGCTCATATGCAG AATTCCAAGATGTTCATGTGATGATATTCATGGGGTTTGGTTTCCTGGCCACGTTCCTTGTACGATATGGTTTCAGTGGATCAGGGTTTAACGTGCTGTTGGCAGCCATGGCCATCCAGTGGGCCGTCTTGATAAATGGCTTCCTGCTGCCACAACGACACCACAGAAGAGAGATCCACATCAGTATGAAGAG TGTGATTGAGGCAGAGCTCTGTGCAGCATCCGCTCTGGTTGCCATGGGAGCGGTCCATGGGAAGACAAATCCTGTCCAGCTTTTACTGATGGCTCTGGTTGAGGTCACTGGATTTGTGGTCACTCAGTGGATCCTGCGAACTCTGCTCAAT GCAGATCCAGTGTACAGCATCATGCTGCTGCATGTCTTCGGAGCTCTGTTTGGTGTGATGGTGTCATGGGTGCTGCACAGAGAGGGGATCAAACCAGAACAtgagaaagagaaaactgacCGCAGGACTGGCTTATTCGCAATGTTTG GAACGCTATTCCTGTGGATGTTCTGGCCCAGTTTTAACTCGGCACTGGTGAGAGATCACAAGAGGGAGAGAGGACTAAAGCTTACTGTCATTTATGGGACGTATCTGTCGCTGGCTGTCAGTGTTGTCATGGCGATGTCTGTCTCTATGCTCACTAGCTCTAAAGGAAAGATGAACATG GTTCACGTCCAGAGCTCTGCTCTGTCTGGTGGTGTTGCCATTGGAGTTGCAATGACAGCAGTCCACCAGCCGTGGATTGCCATGACGATTGGATTCTGTGCTGCTCTCTTATCAGCCTTGGGATACCGGTACATGAAG AATCACATGCTGTTTGCTTTCGAGTGTCATGACACCTGCGGCGTCCTCAGTGTGCATGCCATACCGGGAATTCTGGGATGGTTTGCTCATTTATTTCTACGGCTGGCCAGCAGTGAGAgcacaat AGCGGTGCAGTTCGCTGTCTATCACATCTGTGTTCTCCTCATAACGGCGTGCATGAGTCTGGTGATGGGCACAGCTACAG GACTTTTTCTTAAATGGAGTATCTGGAGACCCCAGCAGGACAGGAAGTGCTTTGATGACCAGGCATTCTGGGAG TTTCCAAATTTGGTGGTACACAAATGA